CAACGAGTGTAGAGTGATAGGCAACGACGTTCGATTGCGTGATATAATCCAGTCCGGCCGGATTCCAGAAGACTGCCGAGCCATCATTGGCGATGGCGGTAAATGCCTGGCCGAATCCTTGCGCACGTGCGCCCAGGCCGGTTTCCATGAAAATACTCGTCGTACCGGCATCACCGCGCTGTGCAAATCCGGGCAAAGCACCAATTAGCCACCCGGAAAGGATGCAGCAATAGATTATTTTGTTAATGGAGAAGCGCAATTAGTATACTCAGATATGGGTCTGCAAGAAAGGGTTTTAATTATGGTAATAAAATAGCGCAAGTTGCCCGCAATAGCAACAAAAAATATAATAATGATCGATCTTAACTGTTTTTATAAACTGAACTTAAATGCTACGACACGTCAGAACTGATCTTTTCGCGGTCTTTATATTTTTGTTGATATCGTTCGATCTTTTCAGCGTCTTCTTTCCGCGCGCGAAATTTGATGGTCAACCGGGTTTCTTTATGAGTCTCATCGAGAATTTCGGTCAGATGCCGGACCATGGAATATAATTTCCCGTCGGTTGCATCCATTTTGATCGTTCTGACGACGTAGTCATTTTGCAATTGCGCGATCAGAGCGTTTTTGAGCTTATCAATTCCAATTCGCCGTGCTGCAGAAATATAAATACTTCCCGGGAATCGCTTTTTCATTTGCGTTAGCAAAGTATCGTCGGTAATACGGTCGACTTTATTGAAAACAACGATCGTAGGTTTCTCACTGGCTTTGAGTTCGGCCAAAACGGTTTGCACGGTTTCCATTTGTTCATCAAATAAATGATTGCCCAAATCGACCACATGAAGCAACACATCCGATTCATGCACTTCTTCAAGTGTTGAACGAAATGAGGCAACGAGATCGTGTGGCAATTTACGGATAAATCCGACCGTGTCGGTAATGATGCATTCGTAATCTTTGCTGAGAAATACTTTTCGTGACGTCGCGTCAAGAGTGGCGAAGAGCCTGTTTTCTACAAACACACCTGCATCGGACAATGTATTGAGCAGTGTGGATTTACCGACATTCGTATATCCGACGAGAGCGACTTTAAAAATTCCGTCCCGGCTGGCGCGCTGGACTTTTCGCTGTGATTCGATTTTCTTCAGTTCCTCTTTGAGCACGGCGATGCGCTGGCCGACGAGCCGCCGGTCCGTTTCCAACTGCGTTTCGCCGGGGCCTTTGGTGAAAACGCCGCCGCCGGCCTGACGTTCAAGGTGCGTCCAGATCCGCGTCAGACGGGGAAGGAGGTACTGCAACTGTGCCAGTTCTACCTGCGTTTTGGATTCGCGCGTTCGCGCGCGTTTGGCAAAAATATCGAGAATGAGCGCACTCCGGTCGATGATCTTACACTTAATGGATTTTTCAAGATTTTTGGTCTGTGCGGGCGATAGATCATCGTCGAAGATAACGACCTGGATTTTATTTTCGACAACTTTATCGGCAATCTCCTGAACTTTACCTTTGCCGATGTATGTTCCGGCATCAATATGTTTGAGCGTTTGTTTGACCGTGAGAATAACGTCAACACCGGCTGTGTCGGCCAGCAGTGCTAATTCTTCCAAACAATCATCGACCGGAAATAACGAAGCCGGCGACTGGATACCCACGAGCAATGCCCGTTCTTTGGTTTCCTGGGTAGGGTACGTTTTTGACAAATTAACCTTTCCTTCTCAATTCCAAGTATGCTAATAGTTTAGCTTGATTTTTACTCAATGCGATAGTATCATTGACTCGTCCGAATCTAACGCAAAGTTCCATCTTATTCAATATTCAATTATATTTCAGCATCATATTGAATGAATCGGTAAGCGATCTCAGGGGTTGTGTCATGGATCGAAATGATGAATTGCGTCAATGGATTGCCGAAGAAAAAAAAATACTGGCGCAATGGCTTTCGGAGCAATCTGAGATTGAACAGCAGTATCAGGAGCTTTTGAAGTGGCGGGAATTAGAAAAGGACATGGCCTCGCGTCGCAAAATTCATGCAGAATTAGTGCAGGGGATTGCCGAACTGGAAAAAGTTATTTACCGGCTGGAATCCGATCTGCGCGTAGAAATCAATGTCTTGACCGCGCAGATGAATGAAGAAAGACTAAAGGCTTCGGAAAAACCGGATTATGAAAAAGAACGTGAAAATTATGTGCGCGAATACAATCGGTTTAAAAAATTACAGGATCAATTCCATCAAATCCGGGACGAAGGCGTTCAGCTTAAAACCGAATTGGAAATATTAAAGCAGCAAACGCATGCAGAAGCGGTTTCATCCATTGCCGAAAAAGAAAATGCGTTGGCGGATATGCGCGTTAAATATTCCGAGCTGGATAAAGAACTTAAACAGTTTCCCAATATTCAGCGTCAATTGATCACGATTGATTTTTTATTGGCCGAATCACGTTCGGCAGAGAAGAACAGCCTCGAATTGCGCGAACGGTTGGATAAATTGTATGCCAAGCTCAATAATCAATCGTTCGCGAAACGCGAATGGCAGGCAATCGGCGATATTAAACAAAAACTCGATGAAAACGGATATAATGAAACCGAACACGAACTTCTTCGTTCAAAAATCTCTGAATATGGCGTAATCGAAGGAAAAAAAATATTTCTCGACCGTATGCGTGAACGGTTTCATCAATTGACCCTGAAAGAAAAAGAAATCAGCCCATAATCCCAATGGCTTACACGTACCTCATTGCAAAAAAATATTTGTGGACAAAACGCAAGACGGGATTCATTTCCGTCATTGCGTATATTTCCATTGCCGGCGTGGCTTTGGGTACCGCCGCTTTGATCATTACGTTGTGTATTGTTTCAGGATTTGAGAGAGAAATGAGACTGAAATTCATTTCTTTTGACGCGCATGTGCGATTCAAAACGTTCGAAGGGGCAGGATTGATGTATGATCGAGATGGTATTGCCTCCCGTATCCGTGGAATGCGACACATTCGCGGCGTCTCGCCTTATGTCGAAAAAGAAGCCATGATCCGTTCCAAACGTGCGACAGACGGCGTGATCGTGAAAGGGATCGATCAAACAACGGTCAATGAGGTTTTGAATATCCGCAAAGACGTGATTGCTTCTCGCGGGGCTTCGCCGATCGATCTGATCAAACCGTCGGACAGTTCCGCCGCGTTGCCGGGAATTCTGATAGGTAAAAAATTAGCCGATAAATTATTTGTTTCTCTCGGCGATAAAGTGACTTTATTTAGTTTGAAAAATACGCTGGCGTTTGTCGAGCAGCCCAAAGTCCGGCAATTTAGTGTGACGGGAATTTACCGGAGCGGTTTGGCCGAATATGACAATGTCCTGGTGTACGTGGATATTGCCGAAGCACAAAGGTTATTCGATTTTCATAGCGGAATTACCGGATTTGAAATCAAACTGGATGATCTGTACGAAGCGCCGGATGTGGCCGATTCGTTGACGGCAGCTTTCGGCTATCCGCATTACGCGCGGACGTGGTTTGACCTGCATCGTAATCTGTTCGGGTGGCTCGAAACCAATAACCTGCTGATGATGATTATATTTAGCTTGATAATCATGGTGGCCGCTTTTAATATTATCGGTACGTTATTTATGATCGTGATTGAAAAAACGAAAGACATCGGTATTTTAAAATCGATGGGCGCGCCGGAGCGCGGTATCCGGAAGATTTTTATGATCGAAGGACTTCTGATCGGCGTGTTGGGCGCCGGTTGCGGAGGCTTACTGGCATGGGTTTTATGCGAATGGCAGATGCGCTTTAAAGTTATTGCATTGTCCTCCGACGTGTATTTTATGGACGCCGTGCCGATTCAACTCAATCTGTGGTATTTCATTACTATTGCAACGTTTGCCGTAATATTATGCGTGCTGGCCACTGTTTATCCTTCCTTAAAAGCTTCGAAGCTTAATGCCGTCGAAGCCATTCGTTATGAATAAGTCATTAACAGGAAACTGAAAAGTGTCACTCGAGCGTTTTATAGCAATGCGGTACTTGCGTCCCAGAAGAGAAAATCTTTTTGTGACGTTGATTGGTTTGATTTCCGTAGCCGGCGTTACCGTAGGCGTGATGGCGATCATTATCGTGCTATCGATGCTGAATGGATTTGAACGGGAAGTGCGCTCGAGATTTATCGGATTCGACGCCCATTTGAAAATCAAGCATCCGCATGAAACGCCTATTGAAAACTGGGAAACGATGGCGGATAAATTGCGTGAGGCGAAACCGATAACCGGTTTGTCGCCGTATATTTTAGAAAAAGGCATGATCACCAGCGAAAGCGGCGGTCATGTTGCTTTCGTCAAAGGCACGTCGGAGAGCACCATTACAGAAGTCACGGATTTGCGGCATAAATTGGTTATCGGAAGCGTGGACTTCGGAGCCCAAAAAAATTCGTACGATGGCATTGTTGTCGGCTATAGCCTTGCCGTTCAATTAGATCTAGGTCCGGGCGACACCGTTACAGTTATTAGTCCGGTCGGCGTAACGAGTCCTTTCAGTATGCCGATTGCTAAAAAATTTATTATCAGCGGCATTTTCCGAACCGATATGTTTGAATACGATAATGCGTACGTCTTTATTTCGATCGCTGACGCGCAGACACTTTTTGAAATGCCGGATGCTATCAGCGGATTTGATATACGATTGCAGGACATCGAACAATCGTGGGATCAACAAAGATCGTTATCGCAGGAACTCGGTAATGACTGGACGGTTGAAACATGGTATGATCAGCATAGCGATTTATACAGCGCCATGCAGGTCGAGAAATGGGGGTCGTTGGTACTGCTCAGTATGATAATCATGGTGGCCGGTTTTAATATCATCAGCACGCTGATCATGGTCGTGATGCAGAAAACATCCGATATCGGGATTTTGAAGACAATTGGCGCAAATTCTAAAATGATCTCACGGATTTTTGTTCAGCAGGGGTTGACCGTTGGCAGTATTGGGATTGTAACAGGATGTTTAATCGGTTATACTCTTTGCTTTTTGCAAATCCATTTCAAATTGGTCAAACTGCCTGAAGACGTATTTTTTCTGGACGCCGTGCCGATGGAACTGCAATGGATGGATTTTGTTGCCATCGTGTGCGTCGCATTCGGTTTATGTTTATTTGCGACATTTTATCCGGCGCGTAAAGCATCGGCTCTTCAACCGATCGAAGCGCTTAAATCATAAGGAATCGCATGAGAATCATTTGGATGTCAGGATTGTGCGCCATGTTGTTGGCCGGAAACGTTTTTTCGCAAAAAAGTAAAATCGTTGTCTTGGTTTATAAATATAAACCCGGCGATCAGTATCGCGTGACTACAAGTACTTACAGAAACTTTAGTACTACTTCGCCGGTATATTCCAATGCTTCCTACGGCGAGACCGCTTTTGACGTGTATCAGGAAGTCACGGCGTTTGACGGCGAAATCTATGACATGAGCGCAGAGATCGAAGTGACGCGCTATACACGCGATGGAGAAAATTTAACATACAAGCTTCAAAAAGTTCTGTCCGGAGAAACGTTTGCTTTCGCTTTTGATAGGTTTGGCAAAATTCTGAATGAATCGGTCAAATATGAAAAATCTGCCGGTGTCAAAGAAAAAGACCGCAGCGCGCAGTTAAAATTATTTGAGAATGTTTTTATTCCGCTGCCGTCGGATCCTATTAAGGTCGGCGATAAATGGAAAATTACCGATTATTATTCGAAGGAGAAATTACTCCAGCTTTTTGGAAACGAATATGGTATTGCGTCTCCGTCCATCAGTGGTGAATATAAACTTGAAAGCGTCGACGGAAGCATTGCCAAAATTTCATTGCTAGTCGATGTCAGCGGCGATGGGAAGTTTGACGATGGAAAGCGAAAATTCGGGGTTAATTTTTTATTTAAAATTAGCGGGGAGTATCAGTTTTCAATCATCGAAGGGAAAATAAAAACCGGCGGCGTGACGGCTGAAATGGCCGGTGTCGGAATGTTGGACAATAAAGAAGTCGAATTTAGCGGTACCGAATCAACGAGTTTTGTTGTGGAAAAAATCAAATGACGGAGAAGCGCGTGAAGGCGGTCATCGAGGCGGTTGACATTTATAAATCGTATGTGATGGGCAAAAGCGAATTGCTCGTTCTGAAAGGCGTGAATCTTCGCATTGCTGAAGGTGAGATTGTGACGGTGATCGGTCCATCAGGCGTCGGCAAAAGTACTCTGCTGCATATTCTTGGAGCGTTGGATAAGCCGACCAGAGGACATATCGAGATCGACGGTGTTCCTGTCGCAACGATGAATGACGAACAAATGGCACAATTACGCAACGAACGCATCGGTTTTGTTTTTCAATTTCATCACCTGTTGCCGGAATTTACGGCGTTGGAAAATGTTTTGATGCCGGCGCTGATTGCCGGAAAAAAAGGATCGGATATTTCAAAGCGTGCGGAAGAATTATTGAAAAATGTCGGGCTTGGCGAGCGTCTGACTCACAGGCCGGGTGAACTTTCAGGCGGAGAACAGCAGCGGGTAGCCGTTGCGCGCGCGTTGATGAATCGTCCGCGGTTAGTTCTGGCGGACGAACCTTCTGGCAATTTGGATCGTGAATCGAGTGAGTCATTGCACAACCTGATTTTTGAATTGAGTAAAAAATATCAGCAGACTTTTGTCATTGTGACGCATAACGAACAATTGGCCGAGCGCTCCGACCGGGTAATTAAAATGTTCGACGGACGTATCAGTTCCGACACTGCGAAACGCTAGGTAATATGGTTACTTTTTTAAATGCTCTTATTCTTTCCGCCGTCGCTTTGGCGTTAATTCCGGTGATAATCCATTTGCTCAACCGGAAGAAAACGCAAGTTGTTCCTTTCAGTTCGCTCGAATTTCTTAAAATTCTTCAGAACAAAAAAATCAAACGTGTCAAACTTCAGCAGATCATTTTATTGATTCTGCGAACGTTGGTTCTGTTACTCGCGGTGCTG
This portion of the bacterium genome encodes:
- the hflX gene encoding GTPase HflX, yielding MSKTYPTQETKERALLVGIQSPASLFPVDDCLEELALLADTAGVDVILTVKQTLKHIDAGTYIGKGKVQEIADKVVENKIQVVIFDDDLSPAQTKNLEKSIKCKIIDRSALILDIFAKRARTRESKTQVELAQLQYLLPRLTRIWTHLERQAGGGVFTKGPGETQLETDRRLVGQRIAVLKEELKKIESQRKVQRASRDGIFKVALVGYTNVGKSTLLNTLSDAGVFVENRLFATLDATSRKVFLSKDYECIITDTVGFIRKLPHDLVASFRSTLEEVHESDVLLHVVDLGNHLFDEQMETVQTVLAELKASEKPTIVVFNKVDRITDDTLLTQMKKRFPGSIYISAARRIGIDKLKNALIAQLQNDYVVRTIKMDATDGKLYSMVRHLTEILDETHKETRLTIKFRARKEDAEKIERYQQKYKDREKISSDVS
- a CDS encoding ABC transporter ATP-binding protein, with product MKAVIEAVDIYKSYVMGKSELLVLKGVNLRIAEGEIVTVIGPSGVGKSTLLHILGALDKPTRGHIEIDGVPVATMNDEQMAQLRNERIGFVFQFHHLLPEFTALENVLMPALIAGKKGSDISKRAEELLKNVGLGERLTHRPGELSGGEQQRVAVARALMNRPRLVLADEPSGNLDRESSESLHNLIFELSKKYQQTFVIVTHNEQLAERSDRVIKMFDGRISSDTAKR
- a CDS encoding ABC transporter permease; translated protein: MAYTYLIAKKYLWTKRKTGFISVIAYISIAGVALGTAALIITLCIVSGFEREMRLKFISFDAHVRFKTFEGAGLMYDRDGIASRIRGMRHIRGVSPYVEKEAMIRSKRATDGVIVKGIDQTTVNEVLNIRKDVIASRGASPIDLIKPSDSSAALPGILIGKKLADKLFVSLGDKVTLFSLKNTLAFVEQPKVRQFSVTGIYRSGLAEYDNVLVYVDIAEAQRLFDFHSGITGFEIKLDDLYEAPDVADSLTAAFGYPHYARTWFDLHRNLFGWLETNNLLMMIIFSLIIMVAAFNIIGTLFMIVIEKTKDIGILKSMGAPERGIRKIFMIEGLLIGVLGAGCGGLLAWVLCEWQMRFKVIALSSDVYFMDAVPIQLNLWYFITIATFAVILCVLATVYPSLKASKLNAVEAIRYE
- a CDS encoding ABC transporter permease, coding for MSLERFIAMRYLRPRRENLFVTLIGLISVAGVTVGVMAIIIVLSMLNGFEREVRSRFIGFDAHLKIKHPHETPIENWETMADKLREAKPITGLSPYILEKGMITSESGGHVAFVKGTSESTITEVTDLRHKLVIGSVDFGAQKNSYDGIVVGYSLAVQLDLGPGDTVTVISPVGVTSPFSMPIAKKFIISGIFRTDMFEYDNAYVFISIADAQTLFEMPDAISGFDIRLQDIEQSWDQQRSLSQELGNDWTVETWYDQHSDLYSAMQVEKWGSLVLLSMIIMVAGFNIISTLIMVVMQKTSDIGILKTIGANSKMISRIFVQQGLTVGSIGIVTGCLIGYTLCFLQIHFKLVKLPEDVFFLDAVPMELQWMDFVAIVCVAFGLCLFATFYPARKASALQPIEALKS